From Ruminococcus sp. HUN007, a single genomic window includes:
- a CDS encoding DUF4869 domain-containing protein — MLKIYFGETEGEIYNPRLYFANQYEDEWITSDLSKEMIKDVDRSEVVSAHVIESPVLGAITPLHLSDGVKTLILMAHDNTGWFFNATAGGDNCAKWILKIAEEKDLTITLHNIMSFQDLDIKAEILNDGRFVNNYTEYLDAAVDFFKCK; from the coding sequence ATGCTGAAAATATATTTTGGAGAAACGGAAGGCGAAATTTATAATCCTCGGCTGTATTTCGCAAATCAATACGAGGATGAATGGATAACTTCTGATCTTTCAAAAGAAATGATAAAGGATGTTGACAGGTCTGAAGTCGTATCAGCTCATGTAATTGAAAGTCCTGTTCTTGGTGCTATTACTCCGCTTCACCTTTCAGATGGAGTGAAAACCCTTATTTTAATGGCTCACGATAACACTGGTTGGTTTTTCAACGCAACTGCAGGCGGTGACAACTGTGCGAAGTGGATACTTAAGATTGCGGAAGAAAAAGATCTTACCATAACGCTTCATAATATTATGAGTTTTCAGGATCTCGATATTAAGGCTGAGATACTGAACGACGGAAGATTTGTTAATAATTATACTGAGTACCTTGATGCTGCAGTTGATTTTTTTAAATGTAAGTAA
- a CDS encoding response regulator transcription factor, with the protein MDTLEGSTILVVDDDHDIVNAISRLLEMEGFKTVKAYDGFEALDCLMQNEIQLILIDIMMPKLDGLSAMMRIREKKNIPIIVLSAKSEDSDKILGLSMGADDYITKPYNPMELTARVRSNLRRYLMLGSAGTAQTQDSNVLKNGGLSLDRNARQFYADGEPVKLTATEYKIAELLMENAGRVFSAEEIYSKVWNETSYSVENTVMVHIRHIREKIEIDPGNPRYLKVVWGIGYKIEKIPGG; encoded by the coding sequence ATGGACACATTAGAAGGATCAACTATACTTGTGGTCGACGATGACCACGACATAGTAAACGCAATATCCAGATTACTGGAGATGGAAGGATTTAAGACAGTAAAGGCATATGACGGGTTTGAAGCCCTTGACTGTCTGATGCAGAACGAGATACAGCTTATACTTATAGATATAATGATGCCGAAACTTGACGGACTGTCAGCTATGATGAGGATAAGAGAAAAAAAGAACATACCTATCATAGTGCTTTCGGCAAAATCAGAAGACAGTGACAAGATACTCGGACTTTCCATGGGAGCCGATGATTACATAACCAAACCTTACAATCCTATGGAACTTACCGCGAGAGTACGTTCAAACCTGAGAAGATACCTGATGCTCGGTTCGGCAGGAACAGCACAGACTCAGGACAGTAACGTGCTGAAAAACGGCGGACTTTCACTTGACAGAAACGCGAGACAGTTTTACGCTGACGGGGAGCCTGTAAAACTGACCGCAACGGAATACAAAATAGCTGAACTTCTGATGGAAAACGCAGGACGGGTGTTCTCAGCGGAAGAGATATATTCAAAAGTGTGGAACGAAACATCATACTCAGTCGAAAATACTGTAATGGTGCATATAAGGCATATAAGAGAAAAGATAGAAATAGATCCGGGCAACCCGAGATATCTTAAGGTGGTCTGGGGAATAGGTTATAAAATAGAAAAAATTCCTGGAGGGTAG
- a CDS encoding HAMP domain-containing sensor histidine kinase: protein MNFLKKKITREIAVIAAMVLAFLSAYNAVDGLFNYMKYEDMKESSGYGYGVSDRYADTADLSGKLWLILHMYEANIDANGEIKGNEYFKSSLQSEMYNAGIVDRNGKLVAPESENYRYVMKSGGKTVAANGGETADVNSKYMYEMTLERDGENHSYNEYATSLIPGLSFTDCRGYTNTKGMYYYYSNGRGYAVYDYDTSGLKYYYDDLGARIYINRDGTVPIPQMYNDSDYPSFDADEPIDMQNTELKNSGIASVKIYPVQKLVDEYEEYLVESEKCEAEWFRKLMTSFAVLALSGMLGIYIIASGGYDEKTGKFVMRTRDTIYGELFLITGFVIPFMFVVMAPGFAYESVSSFDHYGMNNILVKSVASIGLTALFMVAVASVDTVVNRFKCRKVTDTFLVTGMIKKMWAKAKNVMGSVWMSRNEAFTIRFFIRVAEAVAAGIVAVAAALLTNIFLIIPVAAILILIFYIYESMKDLKELNDLSRQITGISSGDYTPKITSKTSVTYGMATRLNCISDGIQTAVEEQIRSERMKIELVTNVSHDLKTPLTSIISYVDLLSREELPPAAMDYVAVLEQKTDRLRTIVSDVFDLAKATSSTDVNIERLDAVILMNQVLADMSDKQERYGREIKTEIKADSAFIDAEGKKMYRVLQNILDNALKYSMNGTRVFAKLEKANGSVRITVKNTSSYEMNFSPEEITERFARGDKARTTEGSGLGLSIAKSFTEACGGRFDIKIDGDLFIAEVEFPEVQTEPEVSSEKIAVPQMV from the coding sequence ATGAACTTCTTAAAAAAGAAGATAACAAGGGAAATAGCTGTCATAGCAGCGATGGTGCTGGCATTTTTGTCGGCATATAACGCAGTTGACGGGTTGTTCAACTATATGAAATATGAAGACATGAAGGAAAGCTCAGGCTACGGATACGGTGTTTCGGACCGTTATGCTGATACGGCCGATCTTTCCGGAAAGCTGTGGCTAATACTTCATATGTATGAAGCAAATATCGACGCGAACGGAGAAATAAAGGGAAATGAATATTTTAAGTCGTCTCTGCAGTCGGAAATGTACAATGCAGGAATAGTAGACAGAAACGGTAAGCTTGTCGCACCTGAATCGGAAAATTACAGATATGTGATGAAGTCGGGCGGAAAGACTGTTGCGGCGAACGGCGGGGAAACAGCTGATGTAAACAGTAAATATATGTACGAGATGACCCTTGAACGCGACGGCGAAAACCATTCGTACAATGAATACGCCACATCGCTGATCCCGGGCCTCAGTTTTACGGACTGCCGTGGTTATACCAATACGAAGGGCATGTATTACTACTACAGCAACGGCAGGGGATATGCAGTGTATGACTATGACACATCAGGGCTTAAGTACTACTACGATGACCTTGGTGCGAGAATCTACATAAACCGTGACGGCACTGTCCCTATACCGCAGATGTACAATGACAGTGATTATCCGAGCTTTGATGCTGACGAACCGATCGACATGCAGAATACGGAGCTGAAAAATTCGGGTATTGCGAGTGTAAAGATCTATCCGGTCCAGAAACTTGTGGATGAGTACGAGGAATATCTTGTTGAATCGGAAAAGTGTGAAGCGGAATGGTTCCGGAAGCTGATGACATCATTTGCAGTTCTTGCACTGTCGGGCATGCTTGGTATTTACATAATCGCATCAGGCGGATATGATGAAAAAACCGGAAAGTTCGTGATGAGAACAAGGGATACTATTTACGGTGAGCTGTTTCTAATCACGGGATTCGTTATACCGTTCATGTTTGTGGTCATGGCACCGGGATTTGCATATGAATCTGTCAGCAGTTTTGACCATTACGGGATGAACAATATTTTAGTAAAGAGTGTTGCAAGTATCGGACTTACGGCTCTTTTTATGGTAGCAGTTGCTTCTGTTGATACGGTTGTCAACAGGTTTAAATGCAGAAAAGTGACCGATACGTTTCTTGTGACCGGTATGATCAAAAAGATGTGGGCGAAGGCAAAGAATGTTATGGGCAGCGTCTGGATGTCAAGAAACGAAGCTTTCACAATACGCTTTTTTATAAGAGTTGCAGAAGCAGTTGCAGCCGGTATCGTAGCAGTGGCCGCAGCTCTGCTCACGAATATTTTTCTGATAATACCTGTGGCAGCGATCCTGATACTCATATTCTATATTTACGAGAGCATGAAGGACTTAAAGGAGCTCAATGATCTGAGCCGGCAGATAACCGGCATAAGTTCGGGTGACTACACACCGAAGATCACATCAAAAACGTCAGTCACATACGGTATGGCGACACGATTAAACTGCATTTCAGACGGTATACAGACTGCAGTCGAGGAACAGATACGTTCGGAGCGAATGAAGATAGAGCTTGTTACCAACGTTTCGCACGACCTGAAAACACCGCTGACCTCAATAATCAGCTATGTTGATCTGCTGTCAAGGGAGGAACTTCCGCCGGCTGCCATGGATTATGTTGCAGTGCTTGAGCAGAAGACGGACAGATTACGCACCATAGTTTCCGATGTGTTTGACCTTGCCAAGGCGACAAGCAGTACAGACGTGAACATAGAACGTCTCGATGCAGTTATACTCATGAACCAGGTGCTGGCTGACATGAGCGACAAACAGGAACGCTACGGACGCGAGATAAAGACTGAAATAAAAGCAGATTCAGCATTTATCGATGCTGAAGGAAAGAAAATGTACCGTGTGCTCCAGAACATTCTTGACAATGCGCTGAAGTATTCCATGAACGGCACGAGAGTGTTTGCAAAGCTTGAAAAGGCAAACGGAAGTGTTAGGATCACGGTGAAAAACACTTCTTCCTACGAAATGAATTTTTCACCGGAAGAGATCACCGAACGATTCGCAAGAGGTGACAAGGCGAGAACTACTGAGGGAAGCGGCCTTGGACTTTCAATAGCCAAGAGCTTCACGGAAGCCTGCGGAGGCCGTTTTGATATAAAGATCGACGGAGATCTTTTCATCGCTGAAGTCGAATTCCCGGAGGTACAGACCGAACCGGAAGTTTCCTCAGAAAAGATCGCTGTTCCGCAGATGGTATGA
- a CDS encoding amidohydrolase family protein: MYIDFHTHAFADKIAERAIAALTENATDCGYKPLTNGTVADLRKVLTEQGIDKAVILPIATKPTQQTIINNWAHEIKDDFFCPFGSIHPMAEDWSEELERIKSLGLYGVKFHPDYQDFFVNDDFMYPIYRKCAELGLPVVFHAGYDPISPDVTHCTPEAAAEVFDKVPELTMILAHGGGMRLWDDVEKYLAGKPGKLYFDVSVIAKEISGEQLYRIIKAHGADRILFGSDCPWDTPQNEIKMINDLPLSDEEKELIFHKNAVELLRLSI, encoded by the coding sequence ATGTACATAGATTTTCACACCCATGCATTTGCTGACAAGATCGCAGAACGGGCAATAGCTGCACTTACTGAAAATGCCACTGACTGCGGTTACAAACCGCTTACCAACGGAACAGTGGCAGATCTTAGAAAAGTCCTTACAGAACAGGGCATTGACAAGGCGGTTATCCTGCCGATAGCTACAAAACCTACACAGCAGACCATTATAAACAACTGGGCACACGAGATAAAGGACGACTTCTTCTGTCCTTTCGGAAGCATCCATCCGATGGCGGAGGACTGGTCCGAGGAACTTGAAAGGATAAAGTCACTCGGTCTCTACGGTGTCAAATTCCACCCGGACTATCAGGATTTTTTCGTAAACGATGACTTCATGTACCCGATATACAGAAAATGTGCTGAGCTCGGTCTTCCGGTGGTCTTCCACGCAGGATACGATCCTATTTCACCAGATGTTACTCACTGCACACCTGAAGCGGCTGCAGAAGTCTTTGATAAAGTTCCGGAACTTACAATGATCCTCGCCCACGGCGGCGGAATGAGGCTGTGGGATGACGTTGAAAAATATCTTGCGGGCAAACCCGGAAAACTCTACTTCGATGTTTCTGTTATAGCAAAGGAAATCTCCGGTGAACAGCTTTACAGAATAATAAAGGCGCACGGAGCAGACCGCATTCTTTTCGGCAGCGACTGTCCTTGGGATACTCCGCAGAACGAGATAAAAATGATAAACGATCTTCCTCTTTCCGACGAAGAAAAGGAACTGATTTTCCACAAAAACGCTGTTGAACTTCTCAGACTTTCAATATAG
- a CDS encoding 4Fe-4S binding protein — protein MAYKISDECISCGACEAECPVSAITAGDDKYVIDADACVECGACAGVCPVGAPNAE, from the coding sequence ATGGCATACAAAATTTCTGACGAATGTATTTCATGCGGCGCTTGTGAAGCAGAATGTCCTGTTTCAGCAATCACAGCTGGCGATGACAAGTACGTTATCGATGCTGACGCTTGTGTTGAATGCGGTGCTTGTGCAGGTGTCTGTCCTGTAGGCGCTCCAAACGCTGAATAA
- a CDS encoding peptidylprolyl isomerase produces MVVIEMENGKKIKIELYPEIAPITVANFEKLVNQGFYNGLIFHRVIPGFMIQGGCPEGTGMGGPGWNIKGEFSSNGVKNDLKHTRGVISMARSMRPDSAGSQFFIMHEDAPHLDGQYAAFGKVVDGIEVVDEIAETETDYADKPLTPQVMKSVTIE; encoded by the coding sequence ATGGTAGTAATTGAAATGGAAAACGGAAAGAAAATCAAGATAGAACTTTATCCGGAGATTGCTCCGATCACAGTTGCAAACTTTGAAAAGCTTGTTAATCAGGGCTTCTACAACGGACTTATTTTCCACAGAGTAATTCCTGGTTTCATGATCCAGGGCGGCTGTCCTGAAGGTACAGGCATGGGCGGCCCGGGCTGGAACATCAAGGGTGAGTTCTCATCCAACGGTGTAAAGAACGACCTTAAGCATACAAGAGGCGTTATTTCAATGGCAAGATCAATGAGACCTGACTCAGCCGGTTCACAGTTCTTCATCATGCACGAAGACGCTCCTCATCTTGACGGTCAGTACGCTGCATTCGGCAAGGTAGTTGACGGTATTGAAGTGGTTGACGAGATCGCAGAAACTGAAACAGACTACGCTGACAAGCCGCTTACACCACAGGTAATGAAGTCAGTTACTATTGAGTGA
- a CDS encoding MBOAT family O-acyltransferase yields the protein MTFSSLAFLFIFFPLTFILYALTKSIKVRNIILAAASIVFYAFGEPSAVVLLLLSVACNYILGILVTKGDAKTRKMYVVTAAVINIGLLIGFKYLGFFGSVIGGLTNSELNVPYIRLPIGISFFTFQGLSYVIDVYRNKKLLQRNPFYVLLYISFFPQLIAGPIVRYEDISYQLRHREFSSDRVSRGILRFIFGLGKKVLVANQMGLVADKVFSCSTDSLGTAPAWIGALSYTLQIFFDFSGYSDMAIGLGCIFGFDFKENFNYPFISSSIQDFWRRWHISLSTWFKEYVYIPLGGNRKGKLRTDFNKLFVFFLTGLWHGANFTFIVWGLIHGVCQFLENHDIIPVKKKWFKPFSHIYVLLVTVTAFVVFRADSMAHAAGVLTDMFNIKAGNAAVNNEVFALISPLFVVSFMFAVLLSAPVFRKIEAKMADSDYSEGCMIAEYACSLLIYVLCILSLSSGSYNPFIYFRF from the coding sequence ATGACATTTAGTTCACTTGCATTTTTATTTATATTTTTCCCTTTGACCTTCATTCTTTATGCACTCACAAAGAGCATTAAGGTAAGAAATATTATACTGGCTGCCGCGAGCATTGTGTTTTATGCTTTCGGTGAGCCTTCCGCAGTTGTACTGCTGCTTCTGTCAGTTGCATGCAATTACATTCTCGGAATACTTGTCACAAAAGGCGACGCAAAAACCAGAAAGATGTATGTGGTCACTGCAGCTGTTATAAACATCGGACTGCTTATCGGTTTCAAGTATCTCGGATTTTTCGGATCAGTTATCGGCGGACTAACGAACAGCGAACTGAATGTGCCGTACATCAGGCTTCCTATAGGCATTTCATTTTTCACGTTCCAGGGATTAAGCTATGTTATCGATGTTTACAGAAACAAAAAGCTTCTTCAGCGCAATCCTTTTTACGTGCTTCTGTACATATCATTCTTCCCTCAGCTCATTGCGGGACCTATAGTACGCTACGAAGATATCTCATATCAGCTTCGTCACCGTGAGTTCAGTTCGGACAGAGTGAGCCGCGGTATACTCCGCTTTATTTTCGGACTCGGAAAGAAAGTACTCGTTGCCAACCAGATGGGCCTCGTTGCAGACAAGGTTTTCTCGTGCAGTACAGACAGCCTTGGTACAGCTCCGGCATGGATCGGTGCTTTAAGCTACACACTTCAGATATTTTTTGACTTCTCCGGATACAGCGATATGGCCATCGGCCTCGGATGCATTTTCGGATTTGACTTCAAGGAAAACTTCAACTATCCGTTTATTTCATCAAGCATCCAGGATTTCTGGAGAAGATGGCATATTTCACTTTCCACATGGTTTAAGGAATATGTTTATATCCCGCTTGGCGGAAACAGAAAGGGAAAGCTCCGCACAGACTTCAACAAGCTTTTCGTATTCTTCCTCACGGGACTCTGGCACGGCGCAAACTTCACATTTATCGTGTGGGGCCTGATACACGGTGTATGCCAGTTCCTTGAAAACCATGACATTATACCTGTAAAGAAAAAATGGTTCAAACCGTTCAGCCACATCTATGTGCTTCTGGTCACAGTAACGGCATTCGTTGTTTTCCGTGCTGATTCCATGGCCCATGCCGCAGGTGTGCTGACAGATATGTTCAACATAAAGGCCGGCAATGCCGCTGTAAACAACGAGGTGTTTGCACTTATCTCACCTCTGTTCGTCGTATCGTTCATGTTTGCCGTACTGCTTTCAGCACCGGTATTCAGAAAGATCGAGGCGAAAATGGCGGATTCAGATTACTCTGAGGGCTGCATGATAGCGGAATATGCCTGCTCGTTACTTATCTACGTGCTCTGTATCCTTTCACTGAGCTCAGGCAGTTACAACCCGTTTATTTATTTCCGATTCTGA